The Williamsia sp. DF01-3 genome has a window encoding:
- a CDS encoding ComEC/Rec2 family competence protein yields the protein MNGTDIRAPTSVGLDVRLVPAAVGAWTMTVLGIVGPLGITVAASVSASVLALVAIAWTARGSRMLVLPVVLGVAGTMAGFGWALVVRQHQLAEHPLAAESMRGSKTTMTLRVSDDPRIIAGTDRVVLAVDVLSVRDRNVADTAATVLGPMDGWSGLVPGQTLSTVAKVSAPRRPDLTVATLTVSAPPSRVRAPPWYQRAGAEVRTRFQETASRALGTPESGLVPGMVLGDISTLDEDLKTAFRTCGLSHLTAVSGANFAIIIGALLLAVRAVGAGPRLSVAVIACAIVVFVLLVRPSPSVVRAAVMGAVGLLALLVRRRAQAMPALCTAIVVLLLIWPAFAVHPGFMLSVAATAGLIVMAPPIVDRLRRHRVPGGLAEVLAVAVAAQVVTLPIVVMISGQISLVAIVANIAVTLAVPPITVLGTASAALVVLCPPLATLLVRFVGPALWWMVVVAEQLSSLPMATITLW from the coding sequence GTGAACGGCACCGACATCCGGGCGCCCACGTCGGTGGGTCTCGACGTGCGGCTGGTGCCCGCGGCAGTCGGAGCGTGGACGATGACGGTCTTGGGGATTGTTGGCCCCCTTGGCATCACGGTTGCGGCGAGCGTATCGGCCAGTGTGCTCGCGCTCGTCGCGATCGCTTGGACGGCGCGCGGATCTCGGATGCTGGTTCTGCCTGTGGTGTTGGGGGTCGCCGGAACCATGGCCGGATTCGGGTGGGCGCTGGTGGTGCGTCAGCACCAACTGGCCGAGCACCCGCTGGCGGCCGAGTCGATGCGCGGAAGCAAGACAACTATGACCCTCCGGGTGTCAGACGACCCGCGCATCATCGCCGGCACCGATCGGGTGGTTCTCGCGGTCGATGTGTTGTCGGTGCGGGACCGGAATGTCGCAGACACGGCGGCGACCGTGCTTGGCCCGATGGACGGATGGTCCGGTCTTGTTCCGGGACAGACACTTTCGACTGTCGCCAAGGTGTCGGCGCCACGGCGCCCGGACCTCACCGTGGCCACGCTGACCGTCTCCGCACCGCCGAGCCGTGTGCGTGCGCCGCCCTGGTATCAGCGCGCCGGAGCAGAGGTGCGTACCCGGTTCCAGGAGACGGCCTCACGCGCACTGGGTACCCCGGAATCGGGATTGGTGCCCGGAATGGTGCTGGGGGACATCTCGACTCTGGACGAGGACCTCAAGACCGCATTTCGAACGTGCGGGCTGTCGCACCTCACGGCTGTGTCGGGCGCCAATTTTGCGATCATCATCGGTGCTCTGCTCCTCGCCGTGCGAGCGGTGGGTGCCGGGCCCCGTCTGTCGGTGGCTGTGATCGCCTGCGCCATCGTGGTTTTCGTGCTGCTGGTCCGACCGAGTCCGAGTGTGGTGCGGGCAGCTGTGATGGGTGCGGTGGGACTGCTCGCATTGCTGGTCAGGCGACGTGCTCAGGCGATGCCTGCATTGTGTACGGCCATCGTTGTGCTGTTGCTGATCTGGCCCGCCTTCGCCGTCCATCCGGGGTTCATGCTGTCGGTCGCGGCAACCGCTGGGCTGATCGTGATGGCACCGCCGATCGTGGATCGGCTTCGACGTCACCGCGTTCCGGGTGGTCTCGCCGAAGTGCTTGCCGTCGCCGTCGCGGCGCAGGTGGTCACCCTTCCGATCGTCGTGATGATCAGCGGTCAGATCAGCCTGGTGGCGATCGTCGCGAACATCGCGGTGACTCTTGCGGTCCCGCCCATCACCGTGCTGGGGACGGCCTCTGCGGCCCTGGTGGTGCTCTGCCCGCCGCTGGCAACGTTGCTGGTCCGGTTCGTCGGTCCGGCCCTGTGGTGGATGGTGGTGGTGGCCGAGCAGTTGAGTTCTCTCCCGATGGCCACGATCACTCTGTGGTGA